In the genome of Spirochaetia bacterium, one region contains:
- a CDS encoding ABC transporter substrate-binding protein: protein MRKYILLPVFLLCSCLQLAAMGTTEHAETGNSFTDSYGRTVTIPANPQKIVTIGPNLTEILTFLGMEDKIVGVTDYDDWPATITHVTKIGSITSPDLEKIIALSPDLVLASTHCPQKVVDALSQAGIPAFAIYHEGNLEATYLSIEDVGAITGKSQEAEKIVRDMKDKITAVQEKVAGLAKPTVYYMISYGQWGDFTAGGNTFIGNMLDIAGGLNIAQSVSGWSYSQEKLIEEDPDMVLCSKSGNVVQQFSSTFPYSDLSAVKNHKVYAVDTDRLDRQTPRNAEAVEALAKIFHPDAF from the coding sequence ATGAGAAAATATATATTGTTGCCTGTTTTTCTCCTCTGCAGCTGCCTGCAGCTGGCTGCAATGGGAACTACGGAACATGCCGAAACAGGTAATAGTTTCACTGATTCATATGGACGGACTGTTACCATACCGGCAAATCCTCAGAAAATCGTCACCATAGGTCCGAACCTTACTGAAATACTCACCTTCCTTGGAATGGAAGATAAAATAGTAGGAGTCACGGACTATGACGATTGGCCGGCAACCATTACCCATGTTACAAAAATCGGTTCAATTACTTCTCCGGACCTGGAGAAAATCATTGCATTGTCACCCGATCTAGTCCTTGCTTCCACACATTGCCCGCAAAAAGTCGTTGATGCTTTATCGCAAGCAGGTATTCCTGCCTTTGCCATTTACCACGAAGGGAATCTTGAAGCTACGTATCTGTCGATAGAAGATGTCGGTGCCATAACAGGCAAATCTCAGGAAGCAGAAAAAATTGTCCGCGACATGAAGGACAAGATAACAGCAGTCCAAGAAAAAGTTGCTGGCCTGGCCAAGCCAACGGTCTACTATATGATCAGCTACGGACAGTGGGGTGACTTTACTGCAGGAGGAAATACTTTTATCGGCAACATGCTGGATATCGCAGGAGGTTTGAATATCGCACAGAGTGTATCGGGATGGAGTTACAGCCAAGAAAAACTCATAGAAGAAGATCCTGATATGGTGCTCTGCTCAAAGTCAGGAAATGTAGTACAACAGTTCAGCAGTACTTTTCCATACAGTGATTTGAGTGCTGTGAAAAATCATAAGGTATATGCTGTCGATACCGACAGACTTGACCGCCAGACTCCCAGGAATGCAGAAGCCGTGGAAGCATTGGCAAAGATCTTTCATCCCGATGCATTCTAG
- a CDS encoding iron ABC transporter permease, whose product MHSRRNPYLIATILLACLIVCSLSIGSAQFSWKETMLFLSGKDITKTHAYILLNLRLPRIITSLIIGMAISVSGVIFQSLFCNPLADPYILGISSGAALGIAIASTAGIASAILLDGSAFFGALAASVVIYFMAGRSRADSNTLLLSGVAMNFLLSSVLSLLLFFRRDKLQDIIFWQMGSFGYSSWDKILRTGPILLLLIALVFLFRKDLDLLLLRENLAQTIGMDTKRKRPILLALATLLAALSVALCGIIGFIGLVVPHLCRLLVGPSHRRLLPATLIFGAIFTLVADTIARGIIPGTEIPVGIITSLCGAPIFLTLLRKKRKGGL is encoded by the coding sequence ATGCATTCTAGAAGAAATCCATACCTGATCGCCACGATATTGTTGGCATGTCTTATAGTATGTTCGCTGTCAATCGGCAGTGCACAGTTCAGCTGGAAGGAAACAATGCTTTTCCTGTCAGGGAAAGACATCACAAAAACCCATGCCTACATACTGCTTAACCTACGTCTGCCACGAATCATAACATCCCTGATCATCGGTATGGCAATATCGGTTTCAGGCGTCATATTCCAATCCTTGTTCTGCAATCCCCTTGCAGATCCTTATATCCTTGGCATTTCATCAGGGGCAGCTCTTGGTATTGCAATAGCTTCGACTGCCGGCATTGCCTCTGCAATACTGTTGGACGGCTCGGCATTTTTTGGTGCACTTGCTGCAAGTGTGGTAATTTATTTCATGGCAGGCAGAAGCAGAGCAGATTCAAATACATTGCTGCTAAGCGGCGTTGCTATGAATTTTCTCCTATCATCCGTATTGTCATTGCTGCTGTTCTTCCGTAGAGATAAATTGCAGGACATCATATTCTGGCAAATGGGTTCCTTCGGCTATTCCAGTTGGGACAAGATACTCCGTACAGGTCCCATCCTGTTGCTGTTGATTGCATTGGTTTTCCTGTTCCGCAAGGACCTGGACCTCCTGCTACTCCGGGAAAACTTAGCTCAGACCATAGGAATGGACACAAAAAGAAAACGCCCGATCCTCTTGGCCCTGGCGACCCTGCTGGCGGCTCTTTCTGTCGCTCTCTGCGGCATAATAGGTTTCATAGGCCTGGTAGTACCACACTTGTGCCGATTGCTTGTCGGACCTTCACACAGACGTCTGTTGCCGGCTACGCTCATTTTCGGCGCCATCTTCACCTTGGTCGCCGATACCATTGCAAGAGGCATAATCCCTGGTACTGAAATTCCTGTCGGTATCATCACCTCTCTCTGTGGGGCTCCGATTTTCCTGACATTGCTCAGGAAAAAAAGGAAAGGAGGCCTATGA
- a CDS encoding ABC transporter ATP-binding protein, protein MEPLLSCKDVWFGYQEEKPLLKAVSFQLESGCLTSILGPNGAGKSTLFSLMLGLCKPQKGIIELQTKDIRTLSRKEIAQNIAWVPQREQINFEFTVDEMVSMGSYLVQPNVQERESIMEKVGIAELRDRSVTSLSGGEYQKVMIGRALMQHPRLLLLDEPTTYLDPLQQQYLMGLLADLAAQGLCICCILHEVNIALSYSSRTLLLKEGKTLAFGPTDKVLTETNLTSLYDVRTTIENGTKTGKIYCSFTL, encoded by the coding sequence ATGGAACCTTTGCTTTCCTGCAAAGACGTCTGGTTTGGTTACCAAGAGGAAAAACCATTGCTGAAAGCAGTAAGCTTCCAGCTTGAAAGTGGCTGCCTGACTTCCATATTGGGACCGAATGGCGCAGGAAAATCCACTTTGTTTTCCCTGATGCTTGGATTGTGCAAACCCCAAAAAGGTATCATCGAACTCCAAACCAAGGATATAAGAACGCTCTCCAGAAAAGAAATCGCCCAAAATATTGCCTGGGTTCCCCAGAGAGAACAGATAAACTTTGAATTTACCGTTGATGAAATGGTTTCAATGGGAAGCTATCTGGTCCAGCCAAATGTACAAGAACGCGAAAGCATTATGGAAAAGGTAGGTATCGCGGAACTCAGAGATAGATCCGTAACCAGCCTAAGCGGCGGCGAATATCAAAAAGTCATGATAGGCAGAGCTTTGATGCAACACCCCCGCCTGCTTCTTCTGGATGAACCGACTACGTATCTCGACCCGCTGCAACAGCAGTATCTGATGGGATTGCTTGCCGACCTAGCTGCACAGGGATTATGCATCTGCTGCATCCTTCATGAAGTCAACATTGCACTTTCATACAGTAGCCGGACCCTTCTGCTCAAGGAAGGGAAAACCCTTGCCTTCGGCCCTACGGACAAAGTACTCACAGAAACAAACCTGACCTCACTTTATGACGTCAGGACAACAATTGAAAACGGCACTAAGACAGGAAAGATTTACTGCAGTTTCACCCTTTGA
- a CDS encoding alpha/beta fold hydrolase, translating into MSLFSFDVTDWNTGSYRDVKKPRKCARPWKLVHDKKPDVAVLCCHGYTGYPGEMARPGVDLFSAGFDVFCPRYSGHGTSREDFLATTGQDWLGTAECAAKELPRQYKDIYLIGHSMGGLIALILASRFPVKKMVLFAPALLLTGYDEKQLETAGRHALTRSKPWQSDPGFQGTCERDPDDDAYLGREYWSYDAFRQLLELGRLAKEARGLLPSIATDTLTICGEQDLAVSPEVAHLIETTGTGENSSLLIPAAGHLIQYEKNRDAQDLCNKAAVDWLLKG; encoded by the coding sequence ATGTCTTTATTTTCATTTGATGTTACAGATTGGAATACCGGAAGTTATCGGGATGTGAAGAAACCGAGAAAATGCGCCCGCCCATGGAAATTGGTCCATGATAAGAAGCCTGACGTAGCTGTACTATGTTGTCATGGTTATACTGGCTATCCTGGTGAAATGGCTAGACCGGGAGTAGATCTCTTTTCCGCGGGTTTTGATGTTTTTTGTCCCCGGTATTCCGGGCATGGGACCAGCAGGGAGGATTTTTTGGCAACAACGGGCCAGGATTGGCTTGGAACTGCTGAATGTGCTGCCAAGGAACTTCCAAGGCAATACAAAGATATTTATTTGATCGGGCATTCAATGGGTGGACTTATTGCCTTGATCCTTGCCTCGCGTTTCCCTGTGAAGAAGATGGTATTGTTCGCTCCTGCATTGCTGTTGACCGGCTATGATGAGAAACAACTGGAAACAGCCGGCCGGCATGCTTTGACTCGCTCCAAACCTTGGCAGTCAGATCCTGGTTTTCAAGGGACTTGTGAACGGGATCCTGATGATGATGCGTATCTAGGCAGGGAATATTGGTCTTATGATGCTTTCAGACAGTTGCTTGAATTAGGAAGACTTGCCAAAGAGGCGAGAGGACTTTTACCTTCCATAGCTACCGATACCTTGACTATCTGTGGAGAACAAGATCTTGCAGTCAGTCCTGAGGTAGCCCATTTGATAGAGACTACAGGTACGGGAGAAAACAGTAGCCTGCTCATCCCTGCAGCTGGACATCTCATCCAATATGAAAAGAACAGGGATGCCCAGGACCTTTGCAACAAAGCCGCTGTAGATTGGTTGCTCAAAGGGTGA
- a CDS encoding RloB domain-containing protein, whose product MARKRITTAPKKTMLIVTASEEESLFFSQMRKDCRYTNLTVQWAEGVKDELEALILYTARKRSHGKFNEAWLLFGFEELGITAVDVKAITSFAEKKKVKLAWCNPGIQLWYMLHIMAPKGYVDTAAAIDDALPRYIPGYFPGKDFLLGADGLNLHLALYPNKAKAAINARSYNQMAEAKTSLPATNLVYMLNAITDNCGLADITHNQKMIGMKR is encoded by the coding sequence ATGGCTCGTAAAAGAATTACTACCGCTCCCAAGAAGACGATGCTGATTGTTACGGCAAGTGAAGAGGAATCACTCTTTTTTTCCCAGATGCGCAAGGATTGTCGATATACGAACCTGACGGTACAATGGGCTGAGGGAGTAAAAGATGAACTTGAAGCTCTTATTCTCTATACTGCAAGGAAACGAAGCCATGGTAAATTCAATGAGGCCTGGCTTTTGTTCGGATTTGAGGAATTGGGGATTACTGCCGTCGATGTCAAAGCTATTACATCGTTTGCAGAAAAGAAAAAAGTTAAGCTTGCATGGTGTAATCCAGGCATACAGCTTTGGTATATGTTACATATAATGGCTCCCAAGGGCTATGTCGATACAGCTGCTGCCATTGATGATGCATTGCCGCGTTATATTCCTGGATATTTTCCAGGAAAAGACTTTCTGCTTGGGGCCGATGGGTTGAATCTGCATCTTGCCTTGTATCCGAACAAGGCAAAGGCTGCCATAAATGCACGTTCGTACAACCAGATGGCTGAGGCGAAAACCAGTCTTCCTGCGACGAATCTTGTCTATATGCTCAATGCAATAACAGACAACTGCGGGCTGGCTGACATAACCCATAACCAAAAAATGATAGGTATGAAACGCTAG
- a CDS encoding AAA family ATPase, which produces MLLDMTIANFKSVKEPQTISYEAVRDNRFADSKTVMVNDKLRLIKTAAIIGPNGAGKSSFVRALESIKSIVCAPAESENPIQVLSGTGFAYSEEKGEPCTIKLRILLDKGNTEAGKPSIIAVYTLHSTYKQITGESLYFIYDRSKKLMFERTVKEDPFATDDTPKTYAYRFGKMYRGDKRRLMNKVDEKHTFLAAAAERGGETASSVQQWFKVRLNILPMGVSSLSEKYIIEQITAHPAWVQQLINFLWSVDITDIRNILVKNDRLIFVHTNVTMHYASYFMQESLSLRRLTLIGIAFFESFVAQRTLVIDDFGMLLHPDVLTHIIEIFEACNDKAGSQLLAVDCNPTLLRPGLMRRDGIYFAEKNWESSTVYFSLAQFKYSRRRDLTSQQYLNGAFGALPLLSEFSFQDAGKEDK; this is translated from the coding sequence ATGTTGTTGGATATGACGATTGCGAACTTCAAGTCCGTCAAAGAGCCTCAGACCATTTCTTATGAGGCTGTCAGGGACAACAGGTTTGCCGATTCCAAGACCGTAATGGTCAACGACAAACTGCGACTTATCAAGACCGCAGCCATAATCGGACCAAATGGTGCCGGCAAGAGTTCCTTTGTCAGGGCACTTGAATCAATCAAAAGCATTGTCTGTGCTCCAGCTGAGAGCGAGAATCCCATCCAGGTATTGTCGGGCACTGGATTCGCCTATTCGGAAGAAAAAGGTGAACCTTGTACTATCAAGTTGCGGATATTGCTGGACAAAGGCAATACGGAGGCTGGCAAACCATCGATTATAGCCGTCTATACGCTTCATTCTACCTATAAGCAAATAACGGGCGAATCCCTGTATTTTATCTATGACAGGAGCAAGAAGCTGATGTTCGAGCGGACGGTGAAGGAAGATCCCTTTGCTACAGATGATACACCAAAGACGTATGCATACCGATTCGGCAAGATGTACAGGGGTGACAAGAGACGGTTGATGAACAAGGTTGATGAAAAGCATACCTTCTTGGCTGCAGCTGCCGAACGGGGGGGAGAAACCGCTTCCTCTGTGCAGCAATGGTTCAAGGTCCGTTTGAATATCCTTCCCATGGGAGTTTCATCTCTCAGTGAGAAATATATCATCGAACAGATTACTGCACATCCGGCATGGGTACAGCAGCTTATCAATTTTCTCTGGTCTGTCGATATAACGGATATCAGGAACATCTTGGTAAAGAATGACCGGCTGATATTTGTTCATACGAACGTGACCATGCACTATGCTTCCTATTTCATGCAGGAAAGTCTGTCTTTACGAAGACTGACACTGATCGGAATTGCCTTTTTTGAAAGCTTTGTGGCGCAGCGGACTCTCGTCATCGATGACTTCGGCATGTTGCTCCATCCTGATGTGCTTACACATATCATAGAAATCTTTGAAGCCTGCAATGATAAGGCAGGTTCACAATTGTTGGCAGTTGATTGTAATCCGACTCTTCTGAGACCGGGATTGATGAGACGTGACGGTATCTATTTTGCCGAAAAAAACTGGGAAAGTTCCACAGTCTATTTCAGCTTGGCACAATTCAAATATTCCCGCAGAAGGGATTTGACCAGTCAGCAGTATCTGAACGGTGCTTTCGGTGCTTTGCCACTGCTCAGTGAGTTCAGCTTCCAGGATGCTGGAAAGGAGGATAAGTAA
- a CDS encoding DNA primase, which translates to MARETDEKKLDQEEEQYFNDAAYDDNEYADDLDSPQVIDYDDDDFMEEEDEDNDDELINDSFLFGDDESYEEDEEKDDQDEDLEGDLDNFEDVYFDDDEDDDDFPDDGGPDEDMDF; encoded by the coding sequence ATGGCACGTGAAACTGACGAAAAAAAACTTGATCAGGAAGAAGAACAATACTTCAACGACGCCGCATATGATGACAATGAATATGCTGACGATTTGGATTCTCCGCAGGTCATTGACTACGATGATGACGACTTCATGGAAGAAGAAGACGAAGACAATGATGACGAACTCATCAATGACAGTTTTCTTTTCGGTGATGATGAATCATACGAAGAAGATGAAGAAAAGGATGACCAAGACGAAGATCTGGAGGGAGATCTGGACAATTTTGAGGACGTCTACTTCGATGATGATGAAGATGACGACGATTTCCCCGATGACGGCGGTCCGGATGAGGACATGGATTTCTGA
- a CDS encoding ABC transporter substrate-binding protein, giving the protein MKRIIAMALAIMTISQIAFAQGNPELSSKVQQSTAKPLKIGISKLVSHPALDAIEKGIQDYLNDNGYSADFDLENANGEISTAIQIAQTFKNKGEDMVIGIATPPAQALATVYQDSKVPVIYAAITDPVAAGLTFPAGTDTNVCGVSDLNPIDLQIKTFVEVTGLKKLGMIYTSGEANGVAMEERAAKYCKENGIEFITAAVANSAEVKTAALSIIHRVDGMFIANDNTVVSALASVDQVCKEAGVPLFNSDITSSYGTDFLMSWGLDYYKVGLVSGQVAAKVIDGEKPSDIGAIYLTDIKQFKLMLNLDRAKELGITFPKNVREAASILVENGKEVEL; this is encoded by the coding sequence ATGAAAAGAATCATAGCAATGGCATTAGCCATCATGACCATAAGCCAGATAGCCTTTGCACAAGGAAATCCAGAGTTATCAAGCAAAGTCCAGCAGAGCACTGCAAAACCTCTGAAGATCGGCATTTCCAAGTTGGTTTCGCATCCTGCATTGGACGCCATTGAAAAAGGTATACAGGATTATCTCAATGACAACGGTTATTCGGCAGATTTCGACCTGGAAAATGCAAACGGAGAAATTTCGACTGCAATCCAGATTGCCCAGACATTCAAGAACAAAGGTGAGGATATGGTAATCGGCATCGCTACCCCACCTGCCCAGGCTTTGGCTACTGTATATCAGGACAGCAAAGTGCCTGTCATCTATGCAGCAATTACAGATCCGGTGGCAGCAGGCCTGACCTTTCCTGCCGGTACAGATACAAATGTCTGTGGTGTTTCAGATCTCAACCCCATCGATCTCCAAATCAAGACTTTCGTTGAAGTCACGGGCCTGAAAAAGCTTGGCATGATTTATACCAGTGGGGAAGCCAACGGGGTCGCTATGGAAGAAAGAGCAGCAAAATACTGTAAAGAAAACGGCATCGAGTTCATAACTGCAGCAGTAGCGAACAGTGCCGAAGTAAAAACCGCTGCGCTCTCGATCATACACAGGGTTGATGGCATGTTCATAGCAAATGACAATACGGTTGTCAGCGCCCTTGCCAGTGTCGACCAAGTCTGCAAGGAAGCAGGAGTACCTCTTTTCAACAGTGATATCACAAGTAGCTATGGTACGGATTTCCTGATGAGCTGGGGCCTTGACTATTATAAGGTAGGATTGGTAAGCGGCCAAGTTGCAGCCAAAGTCATTGATGGAGAGAAACCAAGTGACATAGGAGCTATTTACCTTACAGACATCAAGCAATTCAAATTGATGCTCAACCTCGATAGGGCAAAGGAACTGGGAATTACCTTCCCGAAGAATGTAAGGGAAGCTGCCAGCATCTTGGTAGAAAATGGCAAAGAAGTAGAACTATAG
- a CDS encoding response regulator transcription factor, with protein MGKKKILLADDEQNITEILKAYLEKEDYEVFIADNGQQALDIFSAMVPDLLVLDLMMPVLTGEQVCRQIRRHSRVPIIMLTAKGSEEDLVKGIEMGADDYIVKPFRPREVIAKIKAVLRRSEADVLVSHPLAFGDLTIDFQNETVRRNAMPVKLTPTERKILITMARNPGRPYSRDQLIEFALDGDFDGYDRSIDTYIKSLRKKLEPDRHHPVHIKTIHGRGYQFES; from the coding sequence ATGGGAAAAAAGAAAATACTGCTTGCTGATGATGAGCAGAACATTACTGAAATCCTCAAGGCTTATCTTGAAAAAGAAGACTATGAGGTCTTTATTGCCGACAATGGGCAACAGGCCCTTGATATATTTTCGGCAATGGTTCCTGATTTGCTTGTACTTGACTTGATGATGCCTGTCCTGACCGGTGAACAGGTCTGCAGACAAATCCGACGACATTCAAGGGTTCCTATCATCATGCTGACGGCAAAAGGCAGTGAAGAGGACCTTGTGAAAGGCATAGAAATGGGAGCAGATGACTACATAGTCAAGCCATTCAGACCTCGCGAAGTCATTGCAAAGATCAAGGCAGTACTCAGACGTAGCGAAGCAGATGTCCTTGTTTCACATCCCCTAGCATTTGGGGACCTTACCATCGACTTCCAGAATGAAACAGTCAGACGGAATGCCATGCCCGTCAAGCTCACGCCGACAGAACGCAAGATCCTTATTACCATGGCCAGGAATCCAGGCAGGCCATATTCACGGGACCAATTGATTGAATTTGCACTTGACGGTGACTTTGATGGTTATGATAGAAGTATCGATACCTATATAAAGAGTCTGAGGAAAAAACTTGAACCCGACAGACATCATCCGGTTCATATCAAGACAATCCATGGACGAGGATATCAATTTGAAAGTTAG
- a CDS encoding ATP-binding protein — protein sequence MKVSFSVRSHLAFAFGLLSLCVTLLTGLAINYYVDYQFSRYAEGRGTEELQTFAQLLNDSSDKNLIISQANQQGLEISAAGNPAKTGQPYHGNAIHLNDGTILHLRNASKLGTLEQQLKDSINRSILVIGSISFIIALLIGILLSHRFSRPIRNITEATKEIAKGNYGIEAQEHSSISELQDLDTAVSTMSRQLKQNMEHDKRMTQDIQHELRTPITNLQAQTEAMLDGIWAKDEQHLQLCHKEIERLADIVGQLQELGQIEDGIEKAERQQTDMASLVTTLIDEAHLRLEAQRMKALNDIPKGTKIFCDSRMINTALTNLLSNAIRYSGKDTTVTFSIDYIDSPMSREQQETFERHGFSKSATLQDFAILNVADNGIGIPKENLAYLTERFYRVDKSRSRQLGGSGLGLSIVEAIAVSHGGFLDIASETGKGSRFSLFIRL from the coding sequence TTGAAAGTTAGTTTTTCAGTTCGCTCCCATCTGGCCTTTGCCTTCGGCCTGCTTTCCCTCTGCGTCACCCTCTTGACAGGCCTTGCCATCAACTACTATGTAGATTATCAGTTTTCACGTTATGCAGAAGGCAGAGGAACTGAAGAATTGCAGACTTTTGCACAGCTGCTCAATGACAGTTCCGACAAGAACCTGATCATCAGCCAGGCCAATCAGCAGGGACTGGAAATATCAGCGGCAGGTAATCCGGCAAAAACAGGCCAGCCTTACCATGGAAATGCCATCCATTTGAATGACGGTACCATATTGCATCTGCGGAATGCCTCAAAACTGGGAACCTTGGAACAGCAGCTCAAGGATTCCATCAACAGGAGTATCCTGGTCATCGGAAGTATTTCCTTCATCATTGCATTGCTCATCGGTATCCTTCTGTCTCACAGGTTTTCTAGGCCAATCAGGAACATAACAGAAGCTACCAAGGAAATTGCAAAGGGAAACTATGGAATTGAGGCCCAAGAGCACTCTTCCATCTCGGAACTCCAGGACCTGGACACAGCAGTTTCAACCATGTCAAGACAGTTGAAACAAAACATGGAACATGACAAGCGGATGACCCAGGATATCCAGCATGAACTCAGGACACCCATCACGAACCTGCAAGCGCAGACAGAAGCAATGCTGGATGGAATCTGGGCAAAAGATGAGCAGCATCTGCAGCTTTGCCATAAGGAAATCGAAAGGCTGGCAGATATCGTCGGGCAGCTACAGGAACTGGGACAGATTGAAGATGGTATTGAAAAGGCTGAAAGACAACAGACAGACATGGCATCATTGGTAACCACGTTGATTGATGAAGCACATCTCAGGCTTGAAGCACAAAGAATGAAAGCCCTGAATGATATTCCTAAAGGAACTAAGATTTTTTGTGACAGCAGAATGATCAATACGGCCTTGACAAACCTGTTGTCCAATGCCATACGGTACAGTGGCAAGGATACCACCGTAACCTTCAGCATAGATTACATCGACAGCCCGATGAGTAGAGAGCAGCAGGAAACCTTTGAACGGCATGGTTTTTCAAAAAGTGCAACATTACAGGATTTCGCAATACTCAATGTTGCTGACAACGGAATAGGTATCCCAAAAGAAAATCTCGCATACTTGACTGAACGTTTCTATAGGGTAGACAAATCACGGTCAAGACAGCTAGGTGGCAGCGGACTTGGCCTGTCTATAGTCGAGGCCATTGCTGTTTCCCACGGCGGGTTCTTGGACATTGCCAGCGAAACAGGAAAAGGGTCTCGTTTTTCACTATTCATCAGGTTATAG